A genomic window from Caldicellulosiruptor kronotskyensis 2002 includes:
- a CDS encoding ComEC/Rec2 family competence protein, whose product MQRKFSVYVLLITIAFFLLLSGCSYLFQTSDFWGTNSAQFLDKQVCSVFFLDVGQGDSILIKTPENKFVLIDSGPNSAEQDILQILDKLNVKKLDVVIATHPHEDHIGNMDKIISKYDIERFFTTNKTTNTQTFEDMLNALKKKNLKISIARPFDRLKLNGVTLTFLSPLKDYDDLNDSSVVVMLEFAGKRVLFTGDISQNVEYDIVRNVHDIKADVLKVSHHGSYAATSSLFLEKVNPKIAIISVGEDNPYGHPHSSTIKRLEKFKVKIFTTEQNGNIAALIFPDGSLKLITQR is encoded by the coding sequence ATGCAAAGAAAATTTTCAGTATATGTTCTTTTAATAACAATTGCTTTCTTTCTTTTATTAAGTGGATGTTCGTATCTATTTCAAACTTCTGACTTTTGGGGAACAAATTCAGCCCAGTTTTTAGATAAGCAAGTATGTAGTGTATTTTTTTTGGATGTGGGTCAGGGAGATAGTATACTGATAAAAACACCCGAAAATAAGTTTGTATTGATTGACTCAGGACCGAATTCTGCTGAACAGGATATTTTACAAATCTTAGATAAATTAAATGTCAAAAAATTGGATGTAGTGATTGCAACTCATCCGCATGAGGACCATATTGGCAATATGGACAAGATTATTTCTAAATATGACATAGAAAGATTTTTTACAACAAATAAAACAACAAATACTCAGACATTTGAGGATATGCTAAACGCACTGAAGAAAAAGAACCTAAAGATTTCAATTGCAAGACCATTTGATAGACTGAAATTAAATGGTGTTACGTTGACTTTTTTGTCACCTCTTAAAGATTATGATGATTTGAATGATTCAAGTGTGGTTGTCATGCTTGAATTTGCGGGAAAAAGGGTGTTATTTACTGGCGATATTTCACAGAATGTGGAATATGACATAGTAAGGAATGTTCATGATATAAAGGCAGATGTTTTGAAGGTTTCTCATCATGGAAGCTATGCTGCAACTTCAAGTTTGTTTTTGGAAAAGGTAAATCCCAAAATTGCTATCATAAGTGTGGGGGAAGACAATCCTTACGGTCATCCGCACTCATCCACAATAAAGAGGTTAGAGAAGTTTAAGGTTAAAATATTTACAACAGAACAAAATGGCAACATTGCTGCACTGATATTCCCAGATGGCTCATTAAAACTCATTACTCAGAGATAG
- a CDS encoding electron transfer flavoprotein subunit alpha/FixB family protein gives MEHVIFVPAIYHVDEISQLASFLSFIESRITVKDKKIILYLYSNRQVEDKDINFLKTLPLSQIVICKNELFSDWEWPYIEAITQHINTIKPHAVISTSSEFTKSILARVAARFSCGFAVDCTDLIFDESTYKYSFLKPAYAGNIDAEILVKNSSIVFATLKIKNVTECSFETIDNKVEIINTLFENVEPFSGKIKVIEKNLAHNIDNKLESAKIVIGVGRGIKDKENLKYAFELANILNGAVGVTRPLVDMGWVDKEYQIGQSGKIVSPQIYFAFGVSGAAHHICGIGNPKLIIAVNKNKDAQIFKIAHYGIVADATSVMKSFIKAFKSRLKGC, from the coding sequence ATGGAACATGTGATATTTGTACCGGCAATTTATCATGTTGATGAAATCTCACAACTTGCTTCTTTTCTTTCTTTCATTGAGAGCAGAATTACAGTTAAAGATAAAAAAATTATTTTATACCTATATTCGAATAGACAAGTGGAAGATAAGGATATCAATTTCCTAAAGACTCTTCCATTAAGTCAAATTGTTATCTGTAAAAATGAACTTTTTTCAGACTGGGAATGGCCTTACATCGAAGCTATAACACAGCATATAAATACAATAAAACCTCATGCCGTCATTTCAACATCAAGCGAATTTACAAAGTCAATTTTAGCAAGAGTTGCTGCACGTTTTTCATGTGGGTTTGCTGTTGATTGTACAGACCTTATTTTTGATGAGAGTACTTACAAATATAGTTTTTTGAAGCCTGCATATGCAGGAAATATAGACGCTGAGATTTTAGTCAAAAATTCATCTATTGTATTTGCTACTTTAAAAATAAAAAATGTAACTGAATGTTCTTTTGAGACCATTGATAATAAGGTGGAGATAATTAATACTCTCTTTGAAAATGTTGAACCTTTTTCTGGTAAAATTAAAGTTATTGAAAAAAATTTAGCTCATAATATTGATAACAAACTTGAAAGTGCTAAAATAGTTATTGGTGTAGGAAGAGGAATTAAAGATAAGGAAAATTTAAAGTACGCTTTTGAACTTGCAAATATATTAAACGGTGCAGTGGGTGTTACACGGCCGCTTGTTGACATGGGCTGGGTTGACAAAGAATATCAAATTGGTCAAAGTGGAAAGATTGTATCACCACAGATATATTTTGCTTTTGGTGTTTCGGGTGCAGCCCATCATATTTGTGGGATTGGCAATCCAAAACTCATAATAGCAGTTAACAAAAACAAAGATGCGCAAATTTTTAAAATTGCTCATTACGGGATTGTAGCAGACGCTACCTCTGTTATGAAAAGTTTTATAAAAGCTTTTAAAAGTAGGCTCAAAGGATGCTGA
- a CDS encoding electron transfer flavoprotein subunit beta/FixA family protein encodes MKILVCIKQVVDPEKVEYNVQTKTIKRNAQHLMNNPADLSALEFALRIKDVNKDVHITTLSMGPVECESKIKELIEVGCDSCVLLSDKRLAGSDAYSTAYALAKAIENLGNYDLILCGESSLDGETSIVPPQIAEYLNIPHISFATNIKVFDLQHVEIERKFKNQLFKLKVELPALVSVKKDSVFLRLPKLSLMIKALSYTPQIISLDDLENFDFSKVGAEGSKTSVNRFVEQSFEDVKCEIYEDIEDAQIECIANLVMRFL; translated from the coding sequence ATGAAAATTCTTGTATGTATAAAACAAGTAGTAGACCCGGAAAAAGTGGAGTATAATGTTCAGACTAAAACAATAAAGAGAAATGCTCAGCATTTGATGAACAATCCTGCTGACCTTAGCGCTTTAGAATTTGCTCTTAGAATAAAAGATGTTAATAAAGATGTTCATATCACAACCCTTTCAATGGGTCCTGTTGAGTGTGAAAGCAAAATAAAAGAACTTATAGAGGTTGGTTGTGACAGCTGTGTGCTTTTGAGTGATAAAAGACTTGCTGGTTCTGATGCGTATTCTACTGCGTATGCGCTGGCAAAGGCTATTGAAAATCTTGGTAATTATGACTTGATACTGTGTGGAGAGTCTTCCTTAGATGGTGAGACCTCTATTGTTCCACCTCAGATAGCAGAGTATCTTAATATTCCTCACATATCATTTGCGACTAATATAAAAGTTTTTGATTTGCAACACGTTGAAATTGAAAGAAAATTTAAAAATCAACTATTTAAGCTTAAGGTTGAACTACCAGCACTGGTTTCTGTTAAGAAAGATAGTGTATTTCTTAGACTTCCAAAACTGAGCTTAATGATAAAAGCTCTTTCTTATACTCCTCAAATTATTAGTTTAGATGATTTAGAAAACTTTGATTTTAGCAAAGTAGGAGCAGAAGGTTCAAAAACCTCGGTAAATAGGTTTGTTGAACAAAGCTTTGAGGATGTTAAATGTGAAATCTATGAAGATATTGAAGATGCTCAAATAGAGTGTATAGCTAACCTTGTTATGAGATTCTTATAA
- a CDS encoding acyl-CoA dehydrogenase family protein — protein MEYFLSEEQKIIKSLAKRISDEYVSKVAIKYDKEGIFPRDILDLLAYTELTGVYIPKEYGGFGGGVMEMCLVVEELSRNCAGVAVSYAATALGAYPIILYGKEEQKKKYLPKIAKGELIAAFALTEADAGSDVSSIKTTAEKKGDYYILNGSKHWITNGGEADVYVVFAVTDKSKGPRGISAFIVEKGYEGFYCGKKEDKMGIRSSSTTELIFEDCKVPKENLLGREGTGFIIAMKTFDRTRPGVAAMAVGIAQGAYEHAIRYAKERVQFGQPLSSFQAIQHMLADMYINIEAARSLLYSTCRMIDSGAKDFSKESSACKVFASDVAMKVTTDAVQIMGGNGYVKDYPVEKMMRDAKVTQIFEGANQIQRNIIASEIIKEY, from the coding sequence GTGGAATATTTTTTAAGTGAAGAACAAAAGATTATAAAGAGTCTTGCAAAAAGGATTTCAGATGAATACGTGTCAAAGGTTGCAATAAAATATGACAAAGAAGGCATATTTCCAAGAGATATATTGGACCTTTTAGCATACACAGAGCTCACTGGTGTATACATTCCTAAAGAGTACGGTGGGTTTGGTGGCGGTGTTATGGAAATGTGCCTTGTTGTAGAAGAGCTTTCAAGAAATTGTGCAGGTGTTGCGGTATCATACGCTGCAACAGCTCTGGGTGCATATCCCATAATTCTTTATGGTAAAGAAGAACAAAAGAAAAAGTATTTACCTAAGATAGCAAAAGGAGAGTTGATAGCCGCGTTTGCATTGACAGAAGCTGATGCTGGAAGCGATGTAAGCAGTATAAAGACAACTGCAGAGAAAAAAGGAGATTATTATATTTTAAATGGTAGCAAGCACTGGATAACAAACGGCGGTGAAGCTGACGTGTATGTGGTATTTGCAGTAACCGACAAATCAAAAGGACCGCGCGGAATTTCAGCTTTCATTGTAGAAAAGGGATATGAAGGGTTTTATTGTGGTAAAAAAGAGGACAAGATGGGAATAAGATCATCTTCTACCACAGAGCTTATATTTGAAGATTGTAAAGTTCCCAAGGAAAATCTTTTAGGTCGTGAGGGGACAGGGTTTATTATTGCAATGAAGACGTTTGACAGGACACGTCCTGGAGTGGCTGCAATGGCTGTTGGGATTGCTCAAGGTGCTTATGAGCATGCAATCAGATATGCAAAAGAAAGAGTCCAGTTCGGACAACCTCTTTCATCCTTTCAGGCAATTCAGCATATGCTTGCTGACATGTACATAAACATCGAAGCTGCAAGATCTCTGCTTTATTCAACATGCCGAATGATTGATAGTGGTGCAAAGGATTTTTCAAAGGAATCTTCAGCGTGCAAAGTTTTTGCATCTGATGTTGCTATGAAGGTCACTACTGATGCCGTTCAAATTATGGGTGGAAATGGATATGTTAAAGACTATCCGGTTGAAAAGATGATGAGGGATGCTAAAGTGACTCAGATATTTGAAGGAGCAAATCAAATTCAGAGAAATATTATTGCCTCTGAAATCATAAAAGAGTATTAA
- a CDS encoding nucleotidyltransferase produces the protein MRVAGIIVEYNPFHNGHLYHLQKTREITNADIVVGVMSGNFIQRGEPAIVNKWARTKMAILNGVDVIFELPFAYACNSAEIFAYGAISILNQLGVDFIVFGSECGDIDKLKETAKHLAFEEDDFKSSLKSYLKEGYSFPKARELALIKTCKTNIEFSSNNILGIEYIKWIYRLNSKIEPFTIRRIGASYNDPNLTQDMYASATAIRRNINNLQAIKNKMPSVSYEILVEEFESGRGPVILEDYFKLFIYNAIVVPDFLKDKIDVKEGIENRFEKYIFNSPSAKNLLENVKTKRYTLTRLQRIFIHAIVRNNLDQKTLLSITPYVRILGFNHKGKEYLNKIKDKIEYITKLNQQWLKNPQYKELLELEIRSSRLHALQYKDFHKYLLIEFKSSPIYISSRS, from the coding sequence ATGAGAGTTGCTGGTATTATAGTAGAATATAACCCTTTTCACAATGGACACTTATACCATTTGCAAAAGACAAGAGAAATAACAAATGCAGACATAGTTGTGGGCGTAATGAGCGGTAACTTTATTCAAAGAGGAGAACCTGCAATTGTAAATAAATGGGCAAGGACAAAGATGGCTATTTTAAACGGGGTAGATGTCATCTTTGAGCTTCCATTCGCATATGCCTGCAACAGTGCTGAAATATTCGCATATGGTGCAATATCCATTTTAAACCAGCTTGGCGTTGACTTTATTGTTTTTGGCTCAGAATGTGGTGATATAGACAAGCTTAAAGAAACTGCTAAACATTTAGCATTTGAAGAAGATGATTTTAAGTCAAGTTTGAAAAGTTATTTGAAAGAAGGGTATTCCTTCCCAAAAGCTCGTGAACTTGCTCTTATAAAAACATGCAAAACCAATATTGAATTTTCCTCTAACAACATACTTGGAATTGAATATATCAAATGGATTTATAGGCTAAATTCAAAGATTGAACCATTTACTATAAGAAGGATAGGTGCCTCTTATAATGACCCCAACCTCACACAAGACATGTACGCTTCAGCTACTGCTATAAGAAGAAACATAAATAACCTCCAGGCAATCAAAAATAAAATGCCATCTGTTTCTTATGAAATACTTGTAGAAGAATTTGAAAGCGGAAGAGGACCTGTAATTCTTGAGGATTACTTTAAGCTTTTTATCTACAACGCTATCGTTGTACCAGATTTTCTGAAGGACAAAATTGATGTCAAAGAAGGGATTGAAAATAGATTTGAAAAGTACATTTTCAATTCTCCATCAGCTAAAAATCTTCTTGAAAATGTAAAAACTAAAAGGTATACCCTTACAAGACTTCAGAGAATATTCATACACGCTATTGTGAGAAACAATCTTGATCAAAAAACTCTTCTTTCCATTACACCTTATGTAAGAATTTTGGGATTCAACCATAAAGGAAAAGAATATTTAAATAAAATAAAAGACAAAATTGAGTACATCACAAAACTTAATCAGCAGTGGTTAAAAAACCCTCAATACAAAGAGCTTCTTGAACTTGAAATAAGGTCTTCAAGGCTACATGCACTGCAATATAAAGATTTTCACAAATATCTGCTGATAGAATTTAAATCATCTCCTATCTATATCAGTTCAAGAAGCTAA
- a CDS encoding patatin-like phospholipase family protein, with protein MKKVSLALGSGAMRGFAHIGVIKVLGKEFKFEAFSGSSIGAVIGAFYCLGYDLDLIYKVAKQIRNDILLDFKVRRNALISGKNIEEILKLFLRDKRFSDLKYPFYVVATDLLKGEQVVFSEGSLYDAVRSSISIPGVLPPYKIGDTVLVDGAVVDKVPGKVLKENGCEFVVGVDVSGKSSLKEPKNIFEMIMTTIDIMGEEILRLKQGYFDYLIKINLEDINPYTLADVEKAYQRGKKRAEEELENLKNLAS; from the coding sequence ATGAAAAAAGTTTCGCTTGCACTTGGTTCTGGTGCAATGAGAGGATTTGCACATATAGGAGTTATAAAAGTTTTGGGAAAGGAGTTCAAATTTGAAGCTTTTTCAGGTTCAAGCATTGGTGCTGTTATAGGTGCATTTTACTGTCTTGGATATGATCTTGACCTTATATATAAAGTTGCAAAGCAAATAAGAAACGATATACTTTTAGATTTTAAAGTAAGAAGAAATGCTCTTATTTCAGGTAAAAATATTGAAGAGATTTTAAAGCTTTTTTTGAGAGATAAAAGATTTTCAGATTTGAAATATCCGTTTTATGTTGTTGCAACAGACCTTTTAAAAGGTGAGCAGGTGGTCTTCAGCGAGGGAAGTTTATATGATGCTGTAAGAAGCAGCATATCCATTCCGGGGGTTCTTCCACCGTATAAAATAGGGGATACTGTGCTGGTTGATGGAGCGGTAGTAGACAAAGTGCCGGGAAAGGTTTTAAAAGAAAATGGTTGCGAGTTCGTAGTTGGTGTGGATGTTTCAGGTAAAAGTTCGCTCAAAGAACCTAAAAATATCTTTGAAATGATAATGACTACCATTGATATTATGGGTGAAGAGATACTCAGACTTAAGCAGGGGTACTTTGATTACCTCATAAAAATTAATCTTGAAGATATAAATCCATATACCCTTGCTGATGTAGAAAAGGCGTATCAAAGAGGAAAGAAAAGGGCAGAAGAGGAGTTAGAAAACTTAAAGAATTTAGCTTCTTGA
- a CDS encoding nucleoside recognition protein, producing the protein MRKIFNFTVIILCILYFLSMFLNPQLIIQSTTKSVIIWWEKVLPSLFPYFLVINVLIESKLISHISNIFFLPSKKLFKLSPNGLLTMLIGMLTGYPVGSKMVCNLYSQKLISKNEAIRLLYFVNNSGPLFIIGTVGINLLSSKKYGYILFFAHILASLIIAFCTSRFAQSEILSASELYKPLNFDIGKVLSKSVKDSIESILIIGGFITLFFNLNNILDYFKIYHLICNLLKFVGADATLVKGLLYGFFEITNGCVQINTNPLPVWQKLIASELIISWGGLSVHFQTISFLSAAGLQSFHYIIGKLIQSALSTALITLIFIILSL; encoded by the coding sequence TTGAGAAAGATATTTAATTTTACCGTAATAATATTATGTATACTTTATTTTTTATCCATGTTCTTAAATCCTCAACTTATCATACAATCAACAACAAAATCAGTAATCATATGGTGGGAAAAAGTCCTGCCTTCTCTTTTTCCATATTTTTTGGTTATAAATGTACTTATAGAATCAAAACTAATAAGCCATATTTCAAATATATTCTTTTTGCCATCCAAAAAGTTATTCAAACTTTCACCAAATGGCTTATTAACAATGTTAATAGGAATGCTGACCGGATATCCTGTCGGTAGCAAGATGGTATGTAACTTATATAGCCAAAAATTAATCAGTAAAAACGAAGCTATAAGACTCCTTTATTTTGTTAACAACTCTGGACCTCTTTTTATCATTGGAACGGTTGGAATCAATCTGCTCAGTTCTAAAAAGTATGGATATATCCTATTTTTTGCCCATATACTCGCAAGTTTGATAATAGCTTTTTGTACTTCTCGATTTGCACAAAGTGAAATACTGTCAGCTTCAGAACTTTACAAACCTTTAAATTTTGATATTGGCAAGGTTCTATCAAAATCCGTAAAAGATTCAATTGAGTCCATACTTATTATAGGGGGTTTTATAACTCTCTTTTTCAATTTAAATAACATCCTCGACTATTTTAAAATTTATCATTTAATATGTAATCTCTTGAAATTTGTAGGTGCAGATGCTACTTTAGTAAAAGGACTTTTATACGGATTTTTTGAAATAACAAACGGCTGTGTACAGATTAATACAAACCCTCTTCCTGTCTGGCAAAAATTGATAGCATCTGAACTTATTATTTCCTGGGGCGGACTTTCGGTACACTTTCAAACAATATCCTTTTTGAGCGCAGCAGGTTTGCAATCTTTCCACTATATTATTGGAAAATTAATTCAGTCTGCTTTATCTACAGCTCTCATTACTTTAATTTTTATAATTTTATCGCTATGA
- a CDS encoding ATPase: protein MSELSILELLERMEEIIENSKSIPFTSKVMVEKDELLEIIKEIRLLLPQELSQVKWAKEERKKILERAQKEAEAIINDAESKVKGLVDETEIVKLAEKRAEEIIQKAKEHAKEYRLMAQSYTIELLEQTKKTIENIVKELNDNIDQIRQKNS from the coding sequence ATGAGTGAACTGAGTATATTGGAGCTTTTAGAGAGAATGGAGGAAATAATAGAAAATAGCAAATCAATACCGTTTACATCAAAGGTTATGGTAGAAAAGGATGAGCTATTAGAGATAATAAAAGAAATAAGGCTTTTGCTGCCGCAGGAACTTTCTCAAGTCAAGTGGGCAAAGGAAGAGAGGAAGAAAATTTTAGAGAGAGCTCAGAAGGAAGCAGAAGCAATCATAAATGATGCAGAGAGCAAGGTAAAAGGGCTTGTAGATGAGACAGAGATTGTCAAATTAGCAGAGAAGAGAGCAGAGGAGATTATCCAAAAAGCAAAAGAACATGCAAAAGAGTATAGACTCATGGCCCAGAGTTATACCATTGAGCTTTTGGAACAGACAAAGAAAACAATTGAAAATATTGTAAAAGAACTAAATGACAATATTGACCAAATTAGGCAGAAAAATTCATAG
- the coaD gene encoding pantetheine-phosphate adenylyltransferase: MKIGVYPGSFDPVTNGHLDIIERASKIFDKLIVAVLVNPNKTPVFDIEERVELLKETTEHLPNVEVKAFKGLLIDFMKQENAKVIVKGLRAVSDFEYEFQMALLNKKLEPSIETIFMMTNSKYSYLSSSMVKEVARFGGCIEDLVPEKIAKKVMKKLNKKYAEMEENK, from the coding sequence TTGAAAATAGGAGTATATCCAGGAAGTTTTGACCCTGTTACAAATGGTCATCTTGATATAATTGAAAGGGCTTCGAAAATTTTTGATAAATTAATTGTGGCTGTTCTGGTCAATCCAAATAAAACACCTGTGTTTGACATTGAAGAGAGGGTTGAACTTTTAAAAGAGACAACAGAACATTTGCCGAACGTTGAGGTAAAAGCTTTTAAAGGTCTTTTAATTGATTTCATGAAACAAGAAAATGCTAAGGTTATAGTAAAGGGATTGAGGGCAGTATCCGATTTTGAATATGAATTTCAGATGGCACTTTTGAACAAAAAACTTGAACCTTCGATTGAAACAATTTTTATGATGACAAACAGCAAGTATTCATACCTCAGTTCAAGTATGGTTAAAGAAGTTGCAAGATTTGGAGGGTGCATAGAAGACTTAGTTCCTGAAAAGATCGCTAAAAAGGTAATGAAAAAGTTGAATAAGAAATATGCGGAAATGGAGGAAAATAAGTGA
- the rsmD gene encoding 16S rRNA (guanine(966)-N(2))-methyltransferase RsmD, whose translation MRVISGQQKGRKLKSANIEGLRPTSDRVKEAIFNMIAPFLNENLIVADFFAGTGNVGIEFLSRGVREVTFVEKDVRCINLIKENLKNLDLLKRARIIKGDVIRFLKSTNCPVFDIIFLDPPYKSGYAKECISEIIENSRISENGLIIIESNLEFRYEDENLSILREREYGDTKITIFCFGGKRS comes from the coding sequence ATGAGGGTTATAAGTGGCCAGCAAAAAGGTAGAAAATTAAAAAGTGCAAATATTGAAGGGTTAAGACCCACATCAGATAGAGTAAAAGAAGCTATTTTTAATATGATAGCACCTTTTTTGAATGAAAACCTTATTGTAGCTGATTTTTTTGCAGGGACGGGAAATGTAGGGATTGAGTTTTTGTCAAGAGGTGTCAGAGAAGTTACATTTGTTGAAAAAGATGTGAGGTGCATTAATCTAATAAAGGAAAACCTTAAAAATTTGGATTTGTTGAAAAGGGCAAGGATAATAAAAGGTGATGTAATAAGATTTTTAAAGTCTACAAACTGTCCAGTATTTGATATTATCTTTTTAGACCCGCCGTACAAGTCTGGTTATGCAAAAGAGTGTATTTCTGAAATAATAGAAAATAGCAGAATAAGTGAAAATGGTCTTATAATTATTGAATCTAATTTAGAGTTTCGATATGAAGATGAAAACCTTTCTATTTTGAGAGAGAGAGAATATGGTGATACTAAAATTACAATTTTCTGTTTTGGGGGTAAAAGAAGTTGA
- a CDS encoding alpha/beta-type small acid-soluble spore protein — translation MARNRKLVPEATKALDQLKAEVASSIGVPLKPGYNGDLTAKQAGSIGGYMVKRMIQDYENRAAGK, via the coding sequence ATGGCAAGAAATAGAAAGCTTGTTCCGGAAGCCACAAAGGCTCTTGACCAGTTAAAGGCGGAGGTAGCAAGTTCAATTGGAGTACCTCTCAAACCAGGTTACAACGGTGATTTGACAGCAAAACAGGCAGGTTCAATTGGTGGTTATATGGTAAAGAGAATGATTCAGGATTATGAAAATAGAGCAGCAGGCAAATAA
- the recG gene encoding ATP-dependent DNA helicase RecG, with translation MNVLEKDIRFLKGVGENREKLFKKLGIKKAEDLLWHIPRKYLDYSRLKKIRELCDGEIESFVAKVAGKPLEIETRSVKIIKIPVEDSTGVVTTVWFNQDYIKNVLKEGEVFCFSGKIERKGFYIEVKNPEFEKYDQHLIHTGRIVPVYNSTEGLSQKVIRNIVNNLLQQVDGMLIDIIPPYIRQKYNLSEINFAIKNIHFPENKLSLELARKRLVFEEFYLLQLSLLLLKENIEKNEGIKIENVQSSLKEFEKLLPFELTDAQKRVLAEIAQDLESTKQMNRLIQGDVGCGKTVVALASAYATIKAGYQVALMAPTEVLALQHYNECKKYFDNKFNVRLLIGSTPKKEKEIILKELEHGLCKMVIGTHALIQDDVKFKNLGLAITDEQHRFGVIQRVELTKKGSSPNILVMTATPIPRTLSLVLHGDLDISIIDQLPPGRKKILTYAVDESFRQRVYNFIKKQLDEGRQVYWICPLIEESETLNAKSAVEFAKSLKEGFFKDYNVACLHGKLSAKERDKILNDFKDGHIHILVSTTVVEVGINVPNATVMVIENAERFGLAQLHQLRGRVGRGEYQSYCILFNQSDSEIAKKRMIAITRSQNGFEIAEMDLKLRGPGDLFGTKQHGIMNFKVADIINDMDILKQARIAAEETIRLNLVDNKLLEKINKQFYNNIENIGL, from the coding sequence ATGAATGTTCTTGAAAAAGACATAAGATTCTTAAAAGGTGTTGGAGAAAACAGAGAAAAGCTATTTAAAAAGCTGGGTATAAAAAAAGCCGAGGATTTGCTCTGGCACATACCACGAAAATATCTTGATTATAGTAGACTAAAGAAAATAAGAGAGCTTTGTGATGGTGAGATAGAGTCATTTGTTGCAAAGGTTGCAGGCAAACCTTTGGAGATAGAAACAAGGTCAGTAAAGATAATAAAAATTCCTGTTGAGGATAGTACTGGGGTTGTTACAACTGTATGGTTTAACCAGGACTATATAAAAAACGTTTTGAAAGAAGGAGAGGTTTTTTGCTTTTCTGGGAAGATTGAGAGAAAAGGCTTTTATATTGAAGTGAAAAATCCTGAATTTGAGAAATATGACCAACATCTTATTCATACAGGTAGGATTGTTCCTGTATATAATTCTACTGAAGGTCTTTCACAAAAGGTGATTAGAAATATTGTAAACAATCTTTTGCAGCAAGTTGATGGAATGCTTATAGATATAATTCCGCCTTATATAAGGCAAAAATATAATTTGAGTGAAATCAATTTTGCAATAAAAAATATTCATTTTCCAGAAAACAAATTGAGTTTAGAACTTGCAAGGAAACGACTTGTGTTTGAAGAGTTTTATCTTCTTCAGCTTTCCCTTTTGCTTCTAAAAGAAAACATAGAAAAAAACGAAGGAATAAAAATTGAAAATGTGCAAAGTAGCTTAAAAGAGTTTGAAAAGCTTCTTCCGTTTGAGTTAACTGATGCACAAAAAAGAGTATTGGCAGAGATTGCACAGGATTTAGAAAGTACAAAACAGATGAACAGGCTTATCCAAGGCGATGTGGGTTGCGGAAAGACGGTTGTAGCTTTGGCAAGCGCGTATGCAACAATTAAAGCGGGATATCAGGTTGCACTAATGGCACCAACAGAGGTTTTAGCTTTGCAGCATTATAACGAATGTAAAAAATACTTTGATAATAAATTCAATGTAAGACTTCTAATTGGATCAACTCCAAAAAAAGAAAAGGAAATAATCTTAAAAGAGCTTGAACATGGACTTTGCAAAATGGTCATTGGAACCCATGCACTTATCCAAGATGATGTAAAATTTAAAAACCTTGGCTTGGCAATTACTGATGAACAGCACAGATTTGGAGTTATCCAAAGGGTAGAGCTTACAAAAAAAGGAAGTTCACCGAACATTCTTGTTATGACAGCAACTCCAATACCCAGAACTTTGAGTTTGGTTTTGCATGGAGACCTTGATATTTCTATTATTGACCAGCTACCTCCCGGCAGAAAAAAAATTTTGACATACGCTGTTGATGAGAGTTTTCGCCAGCGTGTGTACAATTTCATAAAGAAACAGTTAGACGAAGGAAGGCAGGTTTACTGGATATGTCCTCTGATTGAAGAGTCAGAAACTTTGAATGCAAAATCGGCGGTTGAATTTGCAAAATCTTTGAAAGAAGGATTTTTTAAAGACTACAATGTAGCTTGCTTACACGGAAAACTTTCTGCAAAAGAGAGAGACAAAATCTTAAATGATTTTAAAGATGGACACATTCATATATTAGTTTCAACTACAGTTGTTGAGGTTGGAATAAACGTTCCAAATGCCACAGTTATGGTGATTGAGAATGCTGAAAGATTTGGACTTGCTCAGCTGCATCAGCTTAGGGGGCGAGTTGGCAGAGGCGAGTACCAGTCGTACTGTATCTTGTTTAATCAAAGCGATTCAGAGATTGCCAAAAAAAGGATGATAGCTATAACAAGAAGTCAGAACGGATTTGAAATTGCTGAAATGGACCTAAAACTTCGAGGACCTGGTGATTTATTTGGAACAAAACAACATGGTATCATGAACTTTAAAGTAGCCGATATCATAAATGATATGGATATTTTAAAGCAAGCAAGAATTGCTGCAGAAGAAACCATTAGACTTAATCTTGTTGATAATAAACTTTTAGAGAAAATCAATAAACAATTTTACAATAATATAGAAAATATTGGCCTTTAA